The following is a genomic window from Deltaproteobacteria bacterium.
CGGGCAGCAGCGTGATGCCGGTAAGCGTCCGAGCTGACGGCGCGCGCTTCCATGGACGCCAGGGTCGCCGACTGCATGTTGGCGGCATGCGACGAAACACACCGTGGGAGCGCCCGACGCGGCGCGAGGACTTGGCTGGCTGGTACGCGGCGATGCTCGACCGTCAGTCCGAGAGCGGCATGAGCGTGACCGACTTCGCAGCGAGCGCCGGGGTGTCGGCCTGGACCCTGTATCAGTGGCGGCGGCGGCTGGCGGAAGACGACGGCGGGCGAGAGGCGGCGCCGAGGCT
Proteins encoded in this region:
- a CDS encoding transposase; amino-acid sequence: MAGWYAAMLDRQSESGMSVTDFAASAGVSAWTLYQWRRRLAEDDGGREAAPRLVEVAVLPSAAPATARAAASLSVELRSGHRLEVQAGFDGNELRRLIEVLESC